Proteins from a single region of Kineosporia corallincola:
- the adh gene encoding aldehyde dehydrogenase, whose protein sequence is MAVFAAPSQPGSPTTFASRYDHWIGGRRVAPAKGQYFENPSPINGKTFCEIARGTAEDIELALDAAHAAAPAWGRTSVAERANILNKIADRMEQNLEALAVAETWDNGKPIRESLAADLPLAIDHFRYFAGAVRGQEGSISQIDDDTVGYHFHEPLGVVGQIIPWNFPLLMAVWKLAPALAAGNAVVLKPAEQTPASIMHWIDLVGDLLPDGVLNIVNGFGVEAGKPLASSPRISKIAFTGETTTGRLIMQYASQNVIPVTLELGGKSPNIFFEDVAAAQDDFYDKSLEGFTMFALNSGEVCTCPSRALIQTSIYDSFLSDATARTEAIVAGNPLDSDTMIGAQASNDQLEKILSYFDIGRAEGATLVTGGERADLGGELSGGYYVKPTIFEGNNSMRIFQEEIFGPVVSVTRFDSQDEALKIANDTLYGLGAGVWSRDINTAYRFGRGIQAGRVWTNNYHAYPAHAAFGGYKGSGIGRENHKMMLEHYQQTKNLLVSYSPKKLGFF, encoded by the coding sequence ATGGCCGTCTTCGCAGCGCCCAGCCAGCCGGGCAGCCCCACCACCTTCGCCTCCCGCTACGACCACTGGATCGGCGGCCGCCGGGTGGCGCCGGCCAAGGGCCAGTACTTCGAGAACCCCAGCCCGATCAACGGAAAGACGTTCTGCGAGATCGCCCGCGGCACCGCGGAGGACATCGAACTCGCGCTGGACGCCGCCCACGCCGCCGCCCCCGCCTGGGGCCGCACCTCGGTGGCCGAGCGCGCCAACATCCTGAACAAGATCGCCGACCGGATGGAACAGAATCTCGAGGCGCTCGCCGTCGCCGAGACCTGGGACAACGGCAAGCCGATCCGCGAGTCGCTGGCTGCCGACCTGCCGCTGGCCATCGACCACTTCCGCTACTTCGCCGGTGCGGTGAGGGGCCAGGAGGGCTCGATCAGCCAGATCGACGACGACACCGTCGGCTACCACTTCCACGAGCCGCTGGGCGTGGTCGGCCAGATCATCCCGTGGAACTTCCCGCTGCTGATGGCGGTCTGGAAGCTCGCCCCGGCCCTGGCCGCGGGCAACGCGGTCGTGCTGAAGCCGGCCGAGCAGACCCCGGCGTCGATCATGCACTGGATCGACCTGGTGGGTGACCTGCTGCCCGACGGTGTGCTCAACATCGTCAACGGGTTCGGGGTGGAGGCCGGCAAGCCGCTCGCCTCCAGCCCGCGGATCAGCAAGATCGCCTTCACCGGCGAGACCACCACGGGCCGGCTGATCATGCAGTACGCCAGCCAGAACGTCATCCCGGTGACCCTGGAGCTGGGCGGCAAGAGCCCGAACATCTTCTTCGAGGACGTGGCCGCGGCCCAGGACGACTTCTACGACAAGTCGCTCGAGGGCTTCACCATGTTCGCGCTGAACTCCGGAGAGGTCTGCACCTGCCCGTCGCGGGCGCTGATCCAGACGTCGATCTACGACTCGTTCCTGTCCGACGCCACGGCCCGCACCGAGGCGATCGTGGCCGGGAACCCGCTCGACAGCGACACCATGATCGGAGCCCAGGCCAGCAACGACCAGCTGGAGAAGATCCTCTCCTACTTCGACATCGGCAGGGCCGAGGGCGCGACCCTGGTGACCGGTGGTGAGCGGGCCGACCTCGGGGGCGAGCTGAGCGGCGGCTACTACGTGAAACCGACCATCTTCGAGGGCAACAACTCGATGCGGATCTTCCAGGAGGAGATCTTCGGGCCGGTGGTCTCGGTGACCCGGTTCGACAGTCAGGACGAGGCGCTCAAGATCGCCAACGACACGCTGTACGGCCTCGGCGCCGGGGTCTGGTCGCGCGACATCAACACCGCCTACCGCTTCGGCCGCGGCATCCAGGCCGGCCGGGTGTGGACGAACAACTACCACGCCTATCCGGCGCACGCCGCGTTCGGCGGCTACAAGGGCTCCGGAATCGGCCGGGAGAACCACAAGATGATGCTCGAGCACTACCAGCAGACCAAGAACCTGCTGGTCAGCTACTCGCCGAAGAAGCTCGGCTTCTTCTGA
- a CDS encoding ATP-dependent Clp protease proteolytic subunit, with amino-acid sequence MTDSNPFPASDQVYTRLLNERIVLLGSEVRDDNANQICSSLLLLAAQDPDRPISLYINSPGGSVDAGMAIYDTMQFISCDVSTVAMGMAASMGQFLLSAGTRGQRFALPHARVMMHQPSGGVGGSATDIRIQAEQMIRMKRQLAELTAAHTGQPLERIEEDADRDRWFTAQEAVDYGLVDRVLTRAELPVPVLSS; translated from the coding sequence ATGACTGACAGCAACCCTTTTCCCGCCTCCGACCAGGTGTACACCCGGCTGCTGAACGAGCGGATCGTGCTGCTCGGCTCCGAGGTGCGCGACGACAACGCCAACCAGATCTGTTCCTCGCTGCTGCTGCTCGCGGCGCAGGACCCGGACCGGCCCATCTCGCTCTACATCAACTCGCCCGGCGGATCCGTGGACGCCGGCATGGCCATCTACGACACCATGCAGTTCATCAGCTGCGACGTGTCCACCGTGGCGATGGGCATGGCCGCCTCGATGGGGCAGTTCCTGCTCAGCGCGGGCACCCGGGGCCAGCGGTTCGCGCTGCCGCACGCCCGGGTGATGATGCACCAGCCGAGCGGCGGGGTGGGTGGCTCGGCCACCGACATCCGCATCCAGGCCGAGCAGATGATCCGGATGAAGCGGCAGCTGGCCGAGCTGACCGCCGCCCACACCGGGCAGCCGCTGGAACGGATCGAGGAGGACGCCGACCGGGACCGCTGGTTCACCGCGCAGGAGGCGGTGGACTACGGGCTGGTCGACCGGGTGCTGACCCGGGCGGAGCTCCCGGTGCCGGTCCTTTCGTCCTGA
- a CDS encoding PRC-barrel domain-containing protein gives MSVLLRAAELVKRPVVTLAGDDVAQIKDVVYSSGSGELAGFTLNGRGVFAGPLKKTLPWANVHGLGPAAVMIKDLDSLAGKNAFDGELEGAGGVVIGSMVLTRSGRNLGAVTDVILSVHENVTDAVGYEIEPSDKSAPRRQFVPLPDTLSVSGEALILPESALDFIRDDLAGFGAAVEEFRARLGRREGDPQ, from the coding sequence GTGAGCGTGCTGCTGCGCGCCGCCGAGCTGGTCAAGCGGCCGGTGGTCACGCTGGCCGGTGACGACGTGGCCCAGATCAAGGACGTCGTGTACTCGTCCGGTTCGGGGGAGCTGGCCGGGTTCACCCTGAACGGCCGGGGCGTGTTCGCCGGGCCGCTGAAGAAGACGCTGCCCTGGGCGAACGTGCACGGCCTGGGCCCGGCCGCGGTGATGATCAAGGACCTCGACAGCCTGGCCGGCAAGAACGCCTTCGACGGCGAGCTGGAGGGTGCCGGGGGTGTGGTGATCGGGTCGATGGTGCTGACCCGCAGCGGCCGCAATCTCGGCGCGGTCACCGACGTCATCCTGTCGGTGCACGAGAACGTCACCGACGCGGTCGGTTACGAGATCGAGCCGAGCGACAAGTCGGCGCCCAGGCGGCAGTTCGTGCCGCTGCCCGACACGCTCTCGGTCTCCGGCGAGGCGCTGATCCTGCCCGAGAGCGCCCTCGACTTCATCCGCGACGACCTGGCCGGTTTCGGTGCGGCGGTGGAGGAGTTCCGGGCGCGTCTGGGACGCAGGGAAGGTGATCCGCAGTGA
- a CDS encoding diacylglycerol/lipid kinase family protein, with protein MSISSDVWNIVLVVALVLAVVVLLVLVATRRRLLFRGRTSEVLDDTGEAPQAAVVVHGVKVDDHDARRRQIEVLSGRLGWRAPVWLETTAQDPGRGQTRKAVADGASVVIAFGGDGTTRAVAESLARTGVPMGLLPAGTGNLLARNLGIPPNRLESSLHIALTGRNRTIDIGHVELADTLDSPPRKESFLVMSGLGFDAEVMATTAPELKKKIGWVAYVVAGASRLRGRRTPVTMQVDDGPVQQRKIRAVVVGNVGMLQGGIQLMPGALPDDGWLDVVVVSPRGMTGWLPVVGAILTRRDHTTVEHFRCRTIEIHADRPMFAQLDGDPTGTAQTLKARVDPLALVVRVPG; from the coding sequence ATGTCGATCAGCAGCGATGTCTGGAACATCGTTCTGGTCGTCGCGCTCGTGCTGGCCGTGGTGGTGCTGCTCGTCCTGGTCGCCACCCGCCGCCGTCTTCTGTTCCGGGGCCGCACGTCCGAGGTGCTGGACGACACCGGTGAGGCCCCGCAGGCCGCCGTGGTGGTGCACGGCGTGAAGGTGGACGACCACGACGCGCGACGCCGCCAGATCGAGGTGCTGTCCGGGCGTCTCGGATGGCGGGCTCCGGTGTGGCTGGAGACCACGGCGCAGGACCCGGGCCGGGGCCAGACCCGCAAGGCGGTGGCCGACGGCGCGTCCGTGGTGATCGCCTTCGGCGGTGACGGCACCACCCGCGCGGTCGCCGAGTCGCTGGCCCGAACGGGTGTTCCGATGGGCCTGTTGCCGGCCGGCACCGGAAACCTGCTGGCCCGCAATCTGGGCATCCCACCCAACCGGCTGGAGTCGTCCCTGCACATCGCCCTGACTGGGCGGAACCGGACCATCGACATCGGGCACGTCGAGCTGGCCGACACGCTGGACTCCCCGCCGCGCAAGGAGTCGTTCCTGGTGATGTCCGGCCTCGGTTTCGACGCCGAGGTGATGGCCACCACCGCGCCCGAGCTGAAGAAGAAGATCGGCTGGGTGGCCTACGTGGTGGCCGGGGCCAGCCGCCTGCGTGGGCGCCGCACCCCGGTGACCATGCAGGTGGACGACGGACCGGTGCAGCAACGCAAGATCCGCGCGGTGGTGGTGGGCAACGTCGGCATGCTCCAGGGCGGTATCCAGCTGATGCCCGGTGCCCTGCCCGACGACGGCTGGCTCGACGTGGTGGTGGTCTCGCCGCGCGGCATGACCGGCTGGCTGCCGGTGGTCGGGGCCATCCTGACCCGCCGTGATCACACCACGGTCGAGCACTTCCGCTGCCGCACCATCGAGATCCACGCCGACCGCCCGATGTTCGCCCAGCTCGACGGCGACCCGACCGGCACGGCCCAGACCCTCAAGGCCCGGGTCGATCCACTGGCGCTGGTGGTGCGGGTTCCGGGGTGA
- a CDS encoding class I SAM-dependent methyltransferase, with protein sequence MTVWQWDPSLYAGSADYYQAGRMPYPRRLTQIVREELSLDGSGRLLDVGCGPGTLTLMLAGSFEATVGLDADERMLAAGRALAESRELKTVSWRQMRAEDLPDDLGRFRVISFAQSFHWFDQGVVARAVAGMLEPGGVVLHLGATTHQGTGETPRTSLGYPQPPWDDIRELVVRFLGADLRAGQGLRPAEAFGAERGAFAAAGFGAPWSVDVPNPATRVRTTDEVIASVYSLSYSAPHLFGERKDDFEAELRALLGARAASGGLFAEEVGSVRLTFWRAPEVAEPVDVSVPAPRKAAAKKAPAKKAPAKKAPVKKAPARRPPSSRKGPAEDAHTEKAPAEKVSAARKSAAKKAPAARKVVAEKGVALRKTVDEKAPTARRTPARKTPAPRKAPAKKASAPGDGPAPAARKAPAPRKAPAARKAPAARKAPAKKASAPRKTTAAKGSASKAPAATPSPATAD encoded by the coding sequence ATGACCGTGTGGCAATGGGATCCGTCGCTCTATGCCGGAAGTGCCGACTATTACCAGGCCGGCCGCATGCCGTATCCGCGGCGCCTGACACAGATTGTGCGGGAAGAACTTTCGCTCGACGGCAGCGGCCGGCTGCTCGACGTCGGCTGCGGCCCGGGCACGCTGACCCTGATGCTGGCCGGCTCGTTCGAGGCCACGGTCGGGCTCGACGCCGATGAGCGCATGCTGGCCGCCGGTCGTGCTCTGGCCGAATCCCGTGAGCTGAAAACGGTTTCGTGGCGGCAGATGCGGGCGGAAGACCTGCCGGACGATCTGGGCCGGTTCCGGGTGATCTCGTTCGCCCAGTCGTTCCACTGGTTCGACCAGGGCGTGGTGGCCCGGGCCGTCGCCGGCATGCTGGAGCCCGGCGGCGTCGTGCTTCATCTGGGCGCCACCACGCACCAGGGCACCGGCGAGACCCCGCGCACCTCACTGGGCTATCCGCAGCCGCCGTGGGACGACATCCGTGAGCTGGTGGTTCGCTTCCTGGGGGCCGACCTGCGGGCCGGGCAGGGGCTGCGGCCCGCCGAGGCGTTCGGTGCGGAGCGGGGCGCCTTCGCCGCCGCCGGTTTCGGCGCGCCGTGGTCGGTGGACGTGCCCAACCCCGCCACCCGCGTGCGCACCACCGACGAGGTGATCGCGTCGGTGTACTCGCTGTCGTACTCCGCGCCGCACCTGTTCGGCGAGCGCAAGGACGATTTCGAGGCGGAACTGCGGGCGTTGCTGGGTGCGCGGGCGGCCTCGGGCGGTCTGTTCGCCGAGGAGGTCGGGTCGGTGAGGCTGACGTTCTGGCGGGCGCCGGAGGTGGCTGAGCCGGTGGACGTTTCGGTGCCGGCGCCACGGAAGGCCGCGGCCAAGAAGGCGCCGGCCAAGAAGGCGCCGGCCAAGAAGGCGCCGGTGAAGAAGGCCCCGGCCCGCAGGCCACCGTCGTCGCGGAAGGGGCCTGCCGAAGACGCGCATACCGAGAAGGCGCCTGCTGAAAAGGTCTCTGCTGCAAGGAAGTCGGCGGCCAAGAAGGCTCCCGCAGCGCGGAAGGTGGTGGCTGAGAAGGGCGTCGCGCTGCGCAAGACCGTCGACGAGAAGGCCCCGACCGCGCGACGGACGCCGGCCAGGAAGACGCCTGCCCCGCGCAAGGCACCCGCCAAGAAGGCATCGGCCCCGGGCGACGGTCCGGCTCCCGCTGCGCGCAAGGCTCCTGCTCCGCGCAAGGCTCCTGCTGCGCGCAAGGCACCTGCTGCGCGCAAGGCACCCGCCAAGAAGGCATCGGCCCCGCGGAAGACCACGGCCGCCAAGGGTTCTGCGAGCAAGGCCCCGGCGGCCACTCCTTCGCCCGCGACGGCCGACTAG
- a CDS encoding glycosyltransferase 87 family protein produces MENAGTLRQRAPWLGIGVLVLAGSAFPLAWHYLVSYPRENWQVDLEVYREGARAVVSGFPLYDVRTVQPQFLPFTYPPFAAFTALPLLIAPFAVMGWAWTVLQCALLWWTVGIAFRPFLRRFGHRAGLAQGVLAAGGVWLLPVSDGVRFGQVNAVIVALCLWDVTRRSREDGSWQGGSGVGVALAAAVKLTPGVFWLHWAFTRRWKVLITSIGAAALVTVASWLLLPPASATYWTDALLDPERLGPNGGTSNQSLRGVLLRIGPDQDSLLFTAINLLLVVAVLAAALPLARRFDRLGEPVAVVAVVGMTAYLISPVSWVHHMHWGVVVIGAVLGDGRDLRRAAVALAGAVLLWIRMPWWGANLLAGDEVPNALARVVQNSYSWWALLALLALWLLVARRQPVPDAEPEPEAVLTGR; encoded by the coding sequence GTGGAGAACGCTGGAACGCTTCGGCAGCGGGCGCCCTGGCTGGGGATCGGGGTCCTGGTGCTGGCCGGGTCCGCGTTCCCGCTCGCCTGGCACTACCTGGTCAGCTACCCCCGCGAGAACTGGCAGGTCGACCTCGAGGTCTACCGCGAGGGGGCCCGGGCCGTGGTCAGCGGGTTCCCGCTGTACGACGTGCGCACCGTGCAGCCGCAGTTCCTGCCCTTCACCTATCCGCCCTTCGCCGCGTTCACCGCACTGCCGCTGCTGATCGCGCCGTTCGCGGTGATGGGCTGGGCCTGGACAGTGCTTCAGTGCGCGCTGCTGTGGTGGACGGTCGGCATCGCGTTCCGCCCGTTCCTGCGTCGCTTCGGCCACCGGGCCGGGCTGGCCCAGGGGGTGCTGGCAGCCGGTGGGGTGTGGCTGCTGCCGGTCTCCGACGGCGTGCGGTTCGGTCAGGTCAACGCGGTGATCGTGGCCTTGTGCCTGTGGGACGTGACGCGCCGCTCACGTGAGGACGGGTCGTGGCAGGGCGGCAGCGGGGTCGGGGTGGCGCTGGCGGCCGCGGTGAAGCTGACTCCCGGCGTGTTCTGGCTGCACTGGGCCTTCACCCGGCGCTGGAAGGTGCTGATCACCTCGATCGGCGCCGCCGCGCTGGTCACCGTCGCCTCCTGGCTGCTGCTGCCCCCGGCCTCGGCCACCTACTGGACCGACGCCCTGCTCGACCCGGAACGGCTCGGCCCGAACGGCGGCACGTCCAACCAGTCCCTGCGCGGCGTGCTGCTGCGGATCGGCCCGGACCAGGACAGCCTGCTGTTCACCGCGATCAACCTGCTGCTGGTGGTCGCCGTGCTGGCGGCGGCCCTGCCCCTGGCCCGCCGCTTCGACCGGCTGGGCGAGCCGGTGGCCGTGGTCGCGGTGGTCGGCATGACCGCCTACCTGATCTCCCCGGTCTCCTGGGTGCACCACATGCACTGGGGTGTGGTCGTCATCGGTGCTGTGCTCGGTGACGGCCGGGACCTGCGCCGGGCCGCGGTGGCCCTGGCCGGCGCCGTCCTCCTGTGGATCCGGATGCCCTGGTGGGGCGCCAATCTGCTGGCCGGCGACGAGGTGCCGAACGCCCTGGCCCGCGTGGTGCAGAACAGCTACAGCTGGTGGGCCCTGCTGGCGCTGCTCGCGCTCTGGCTGCTGGTGGCCCGCCGGCAGCCGGTGCCGGACGCCGAACCGGAACCCGAGGCGGTCCTCACCGGAAGGTGA
- a CDS encoding helix-turn-helix domain-containing protein — MLLRGLIGTVLRRIRLGQGRTLRDVAEAARVSVPYLSEVERGRKEASSELLGSICEALGLDLIDLLSEVRFELETERLAQLASQPRTIGFTALAQSELAPRPSLSSSGGVGLHAVPMVAA, encoded by the coding sequence ATGCTGCTGCGAGGGCTGATCGGGACCGTTCTGCGCCGGATCCGGCTCGGTCAGGGGCGCACCCTGCGGGATGTCGCCGAGGCCGCGCGGGTGTCGGTGCCCTACCTGTCCGAGGTGGAGCGTGGCCGCAAGGAGGCCTCCTCCGAACTGCTCGGCTCGATCTGCGAGGCGCTCGGGCTCGACCTGATCGACCTGCTGTCCGAGGTCCGGTTCGAGCTGGAGACCGAGCGACTGGCCCAGCTGGCGTCGCAGCCCCGCACCATCGGCTTCACCGCCCTGGCGCAGAGCGAGCTCGCGCCCCGGCCCTCGCTGTCGTCGTCCGGCGGGGTGGGGCTGCACGCGGTACCGATGGTGGCGGCCTAG
- a CDS encoding PRC-barrel domain-containing protein encodes MIRFSDIAGNPVMDTSTATTIGRIGAPIIDPATHRVVGFRVKKSKGPGDVLLWDAVSGLGPDALTVSSADRVAVAPAELKDRSGKKLDVLRRRVLSEHGHPLGKVRDVEFDPADGRVTNLMLKDSFVDGARILGIGKYAVVVTG; translated from the coding sequence GTGATCAGATTCAGTGACATCGCCGGTAATCCGGTCATGGACACCTCCACCGCCACCACGATCGGCCGGATCGGGGCCCCGATCATCGACCCGGCCACGCACCGGGTGGTCGGTTTCCGGGTGAAGAAGAGCAAGGGCCCGGGCGATGTGCTGCTGTGGGACGCGGTGTCCGGGCTCGGTCCGGACGCGCTGACGGTGAGCTCGGCGGACCGGGTGGCCGTGGCGCCGGCTGAGCTGAAAGACCGCTCCGGCAAGAAACTCGACGTGCTGCGGCGGCGGGTGCTGAGCGAGCACGGGCATCCGCTGGGCAAGGTCCGGGATGTCGAGTTCGACCCGGCCGACGGCCGGGTAACCAACCTCATGCTGAAGGACAGCTTCGTCGACGGCGCACGGATTCTCGGAATCGGAAAGTACGCCGTGGTTGTCACTGGCTGA
- a CDS encoding DUF779 domain-containing protein, whose protein sequence is MDRSIDAELTGTVKDDPYTRVAFTPEAVGMLRTLRDQHGPLMFHQSGGCCDGSSPMCYPLGDFITGDSDVLLAELPLDDERVPVWMSRNQFEYWKHTHLTIDVVPGRGAGFSLEAPHGVRFLIRSRLLTEDEAAALGP, encoded by the coding sequence ATGGACCGGAGTATCGACGCCGAACTGACCGGAACCGTGAAGGACGACCCCTACACGCGAGTCGCTTTCACCCCGGAGGCCGTCGGCATGCTGCGCACGCTGCGCGATCAGCACGGTCCGCTGATGTTCCACCAGTCCGGCGGCTGTTGCGACGGCAGTTCCCCGATGTGTTACCCGCTGGGCGATTTCATCACCGGCGACAGTGACGTGCTGCTGGCGGAACTTCCTCTGGACGACGAACGGGTCCCGGTCTGGATGTCGCGCAACCAGTTCGAGTACTGGAAGCACACGCATCTCACGATCGACGTGGTTCCCGGCCGCGGAGCAGGCTTTTCGCTGGAGGCGCCACACGGTGTGCGGTTCCTGATCCGCTCCCGGCTGCTCACCGAGGACGAGGCCGCGGCGCTGGGCCCATGA
- a CDS encoding HAD family hydrolase: protein MTDHAMENRPRIDPAEIWVPKLVALDIDGTILDHDQVLTDRVRQAVRSVAELGVHVIIATGRSLYETVPVLDRLGLVTGWAVCSNGSVTLRLDPMSPNGYEVADTVTFDPADVLTLLREHLPTALYALENGDGDFLLTAPFPEGELEGPHTRVATFEELKSEAACRVVVRSPEHTSEDFLALTRSIGLNGVNYAVGWTAWLDLAPSGVSKASALEVIRGRLAVDADATLAVGDGRNDIEMFGWAGRAVAMGNATDDVKVHADVITGSVADDGLADVLEKILER from the coding sequence ATGACAGACCACGCCATGGAAAATCGTCCACGCATCGACCCCGCCGAGATCTGGGTCCCGAAACTGGTCGCTCTGGACATCGACGGCACGATCCTCGACCACGACCAGGTGCTGACCGATCGGGTCAGGCAGGCGGTCCGGTCGGTCGCCGAGCTCGGCGTGCATGTCATCATCGCCACCGGCCGCTCGCTCTACGAGACCGTTCCGGTGCTCGACCGGCTGGGCCTGGTCACCGGCTGGGCGGTGTGCAGCAACGGCAGCGTCACCCTGCGGCTCGACCCGATGTCGCCCAACGGCTACGAGGTCGCCGACACCGTCACCTTCGACCCGGCCGACGTGCTCACCCTGCTGCGTGAGCACCTGCCCACGGCGCTCTACGCGCTGGAGAACGGCGACGGCGACTTCCTGCTCACCGCACCGTTCCCGGAGGGCGAGCTGGAGGGCCCGCACACCCGGGTGGCCACGTTCGAGGAGCTCAAGTCCGAGGCCGCCTGCCGGGTCGTGGTCCGCAGCCCGGAGCACACCTCCGAGGACTTCCTGGCGCTCACCCGCTCGATCGGCCTGAACGGCGTGAACTACGCGGTCGGCTGGACCGCCTGGCTCGACCTGGCGCCCAGCGGCGTGAGCAAGGCCAGCGCGCTGGAGGTGATCCGCGGCCGGCTCGCGGTGGACGCCGACGCCACCCTGGCGGTGGGCGACGGCCGCAACGACATCGAGATGTTCGGCTGGGCCGGCCGGGCCGTCGCGATGGGCAACGCCACGGACGACGTGAAGGTGCACGCCGACGTGATCACCGGCAGCGTGGCCGACGACGGCCTGGCCGACGTGCTCGAAAAAATCCTGGAGCGCTGA
- a CDS encoding GAF domain-containing protein has protein sequence MSSMKRIGALAAVHETFLAAPTSPLPGDLVRPVVAESWRRSLALGVDPDTEAAPLDMTESELADYRAHHPLAAMMPLIRQLLTEDADEAGHIVAVGDATGRLLWVEGHHHLRSRAEGMHFVEGSLWSERAAGTNAPGTALALGRPVGINAGEHFGLGARSWSCVAAPVHHPLSGDLLGVIDLTGGPDVAGPRTLALVRACAAAVEAGLQLRAGGQWPADASTPGGDRPRTGTHVRPPMPRHSDARLRLLGPDAGTLEVEGRTVRLSRRHTELVWLLASAPHGLSAQALDVALHDEGEHLITVRAEINRLRRVLGASMLSSRPYRLNLPVGTDVSQVREALAEGQVAQALEQFAGSPLPGSDAPGIRSMTDEFVCEVREAALASGSVAVLERWVGLPEGADDAAAWQALVAALPTGSPRQALARARLGRLA, from the coding sequence ATGTCCTCGATGAAGCGGATCGGAGCGCTGGCTGCCGTCCACGAGACGTTTCTGGCCGCCCCCACCTCGCCGCTGCCGGGTGATCTCGTGCGGCCGGTCGTCGCCGAGAGCTGGCGGCGCTCGCTCGCCCTGGGGGTCGATCCGGACACCGAGGCCGCTCCGCTGGACATGACCGAGAGCGAGCTCGCCGACTACCGGGCCCACCATCCGCTGGCCGCGATGATGCCCCTGATCCGGCAGCTCCTGACCGAGGACGCCGACGAGGCCGGGCACATCGTGGCCGTCGGCGACGCCACCGGCCGGCTGCTCTGGGTGGAGGGCCACCACCACCTGCGCAGCCGGGCCGAGGGCATGCACTTCGTCGAGGGCTCGCTGTGGAGTGAGCGGGCCGCCGGCACCAACGCCCCCGGCACCGCCCTGGCCCTCGGCCGACCGGTCGGGATCAACGCGGGCGAGCACTTCGGCCTGGGTGCCCGCTCGTGGAGCTGCGTGGCCGCGCCGGTGCACCACCCGCTCAGCGGCGACCTGCTCGGCGTCATCGACCTGACCGGCGGGCCGGACGTGGCCGGCCCGCGCACCCTGGCCCTGGTGCGGGCCTGCGCCGCCGCGGTGGAGGCCGGGTTGCAGCTGCGCGCGGGTGGCCAGTGGCCGGCAGACGCCTCCACGCCGGGAGGCGACCGTCCACGCACCGGCACGCACGTGCGTCCCCCGATGCCCCGCCACAGCGACGCCCGCCTGCGCCTGCTCGGCCCGGACGCGGGCACCCTGGAGGTCGAGGGCCGCACCGTGCGCCTGTCACGTCGGCACACCGAGCTGGTCTGGCTGCTGGCGAGCGCCCCGCACGGCCTGTCCGCCCAGGCGCTCGACGTGGCACTGCACGACGAGGGGGAGCACCTGATCACGGTACGGGCCGAGATCAACCGGCTGCGAAGGGTTCTCGGTGCCTCGATGCTGTCGTCCCGGCCCTACCGGCTGAATCTTCCGGTGGGCACCGACGTCTCGCAGGTGCGCGAGGCGCTGGCCGAGGGTCAGGTGGCGCAGGCCCTAGAGCAGTTCGCGGGCAGCCCGCTGCCCGGCTCGGACGCTCCCGGAATCCGTTCCATGACTGATGAATTCGTCTGCGAGGTGCGGGAGGCCGCGCTCGCCTCGGGCAGCGTCGCGGTGCTCGAGCGCTGGGTCGGCCTGCCCGAGGGGGCCGATGACGCCGCGGCCTGGCAGGCCCTGGTCGCCGCGCTGCCCACCGGATCGCCCCGGCAGGCCCTCGCCCGGGCCCGCCTGGGCCGTCTGGCGTGA